From a region of the Methanolobus tindarius DSM 2278 genome:
- a CDS encoding DUF1616 domain-containing protein: MFGKNKCRYTQDLKIIYLISLLSIVFILVPPFSETPLRIPFALILIFFVPGYAFISAMFPGNREISGIERFTLSVGFSIVIMVFDGFLISLTVWKFRPNSITFSLVLLTFIFGIIAYLARKRLPVEEQFSFSYKDFIRSLTEPETCNDDMKEGEICYDETVEDKRFAARNRKKISSMRKPSRDKSKPALQTSEKLSPEITKTLIIAMVLSIIVAGSMFAYAKATREKETFTTLYILGPDGKAENYPENFSTSDPIQIIAGIENFEYAKENYTLEITLDDTTVNTIEITLDHEEKWEEELTITPAKSKQGKQKLELALYKEDSEGRAYRTVHLWVNQVLSTEPVTTKEHEVIDFVEIINPSMESEDGWEFTTTNDTIGTGYYLNESGIYASQAYVINASYEGIIDQYATHTLEQIIYSEESADVILSCYLKDTYTKGTEDKDETQSKRIVFNRELVWIDGVNGDEGWQHIEVPVQLQEGNNTLSFILLQGRLQQLYPVEMIIDEVTFIPESALSPYIKEDNTVEFELPDSKILALPKTSNSKFVVEWNGTDSGSGIYYYDIQYSTDGTTWKNWITKTTMTSAEFEGEQGTTYYFRSIAVDNALNKEIADSNPDSSTTIDSSAPEIELDITPNPATETTYLTVESNKELSEVTCIVTPQNFGSAETIILDTEDYITWSSKYTIDVQDTFDIEVIATDYSNNTAYTFGTLYTDESLEELTITVIPEKTSEDAELRISASTALEKEPTVTIIDRYGYVIETTYESKDDDEYIYSIEIDDDTHDGVARIIAKAKTVNDEQLYEEDTFVIDREEPEIESYSPEDGETISTGTYTITASYTDDRTGIDKTLLVLKVNGVDVTSDTEIGYSSLFYLANDLLDGENTVELTVVDQAGNSIKEEWTFYVS; this comes from the coding sequence ATGTTTGGCAAAAATAAATGCAGATACACCCAGGATCTGAAAATCATATATCTGATATCATTACTATCAATCGTGTTTATCCTGGTTCCGCCTTTCAGTGAAACCCCATTAAGGATACCTTTTGCATTGATATTGATATTTTTTGTACCAGGGTATGCTTTTATTTCCGCCATGTTCCCCGGAAACCGGGAAATCTCTGGAATTGAAAGATTCACATTAAGTGTTGGTTTTAGTATTGTCATCATGGTTTTTGATGGATTCCTTATCAGCCTTACTGTATGGAAATTCAGGCCAAACTCAATTACCTTTTCACTTGTATTACTTACTTTCATATTTGGAATTATAGCTTATCTGGCAAGGAAACGTCTTCCTGTGGAGGAGCAGTTTAGCTTTTCTTATAAAGATTTTATCCGCTCTCTTACAGAACCTGAAACATGCAATGATGATATGAAAGAAGGAGAAATTTGTTACGATGAAACTGTCGAAGACAAGCGTTTTGCTGCCAGGAATAGGAAAAAGATATCATCTATGCGCAAGCCATCCAGAGATAAAAGCAAACCTGCATTACAAACCAGTGAAAAGTTATCCCCCGAGATAACAAAAACACTTATAATAGCAATGGTGCTTTCAATTATCGTTGCCGGTTCAATGTTTGCCTACGCAAAAGCCACCAGGGAAAAAGAAACGTTCACAACATTATACATATTGGGTCCGGATGGCAAGGCTGAAAACTACCCGGAGAATTTCTCAACCAGTGATCCTATACAAATTATTGCAGGTATCGAGAATTTTGAATATGCGAAAGAAAATTACACGCTTGAAATAACTCTGGACGATACTACAGTCAATACTATTGAAATAACCTTGGACCACGAGGAAAAGTGGGAAGAAGAACTTACAATAACCCCTGCAAAATCAAAGCAGGGAAAGCAGAAACTGGAACTTGCACTATATAAAGAAGATTCAGAAGGTCGTGCATATAGAACAGTGCATCTCTGGGTAAATCAGGTATTAAGCACTGAGCCTGTCACAACAAAAGAACATGAAGTAATAGATTTCGTAGAAATAATAAACCCATCTATGGAATCTGAAGACGGATGGGAATTTACTACCACAAATGACACAATAGGCACAGGTTACTACTTGAATGAATCTGGAATATATGCATCACAGGCCTATGTCATTAATGCAAGTTATGAGGGAATAATTGATCAGTATGCTACACACACACTGGAACAAATAATATACAGCGAGGAATCTGCCGATGTAATCCTTTCCTGTTATCTGAAGGACACATACACCAAAGGCACTGAAGACAAAGATGAAACACAGTCAAAGAGAATTGTGTTTAACAGGGAACTTGTCTGGATTGACGGTGTTAACGGTGATGAAGGATGGCAGCATATTGAGGTTCCTGTTCAATTACAGGAAGGAAACAATACACTTTCCTTTATACTTCTGCAAGGAAGATTACAGCAACTTTATCCTGTTGAAATGATAATAGATGAAGTTACGTTCATACCTGAATCAGCATTATCACCATACATAAAGGAAGATAACACAGTAGAATTTGAACTTCCCGATTCAAAAATACTGGCACTTCCAAAAACTAGTAATTCAAAGTTCGTTGTAGAGTGGAATGGAACTGATTCGGGATCCGGAATTTACTACTATGACATACAGTACTCCACTGATGGTACTACCTGGAAGAACTGGATTACAAAAACAACAATGACTTCAGCAGAGTTTGAAGGAGAACAAGGAACAACGTACTATTTCAGATCTATAGCTGTTGATAATGCATTGAATAAAGAAATAGCAGACTCTAATCCGGATTCAAGCACAACTATTGATAGTTCTGCACCGGAAATTGAACTGGACATAACACCAAATCCTGCAACAGAGACAACATACCTGACAGTAGAGTCTAATAAGGAGTTATCTGAGGTAACATGCATAGTAACCCCACAAAACTTCGGTTCCGCAGAAACAATAATTCTTGATACAGAGGATTACATAACATGGAGCAGTAAATACACAATAGATGTTCAGGATACATTCGATATTGAAGTAATAGCAACAGACTACTCCAACAATACAGCATATACATTTGGCACATTATATACTGATGAATCATTAGAAGAACTGACAATTACTGTAATCCCTGAAAAGACTTCAGAGGATGCAGAACTGCGTATATCAGCATCTACAGCTTTAGAAAAAGAACCAACAGTAACTATAATTGATAGATATGGGTATGTAATAGAGACAACCTATGAAAGCAAAGACGATGATGAATATATATATAGTATAGAAATTGACGATGATACTCATGATGGTGTTGCGAGGATTATTGCAAAAGCAAAGACTGTTAATGATGAGCAGCTTTACGAAGAAGATACTTTTGTAATTGACAGAGAGGAACCTGAAATCGAAAGTTATTCACCTGAAGACGGAGAAACAATTTCAACAGGTACCTACACAATAACCGCATCATACACTGACGATAGAACAGGCATTGACAAGACACTATTAGTCTTGAAGGTGAATGGTGTAGATGTAACATCTGATACCGAAATTGGATATAGTTCACTGTTCTATCTGGCCAATGACTTGTTGGATGGTGAAAATACTGTAGAATTAACTGTGGTTGATCAGGCAGGTAATTCAATAAAAGAAGAGTGGACATTTTATGTATCATAA
- a CDS encoding M48 family metallopeptidase, which produces MPGILSFFIVLILCRVIYLFSSRFILKWYGCHDFPSGEFGNISEMLDALCSIFSVKKPKIHLFESSVPVIFTVGSKRKSHIIVSRKLLVLLETDELEMVFARELSRIKEGKVDQNTFVALVAGIIASFSTTALWMAMLAGFGQENDPAPKFIRFVVMGVIMLPCSLIVYAGASDSTSKADTDAVRMMGKKVELSSALKRLYNDILLNSMEYFNPGHVHLYAMNPVKVNSFFDIHLSLFDMKPDLSSRLKAIDAIGTGVSQEKIIRKRTDGVEV; this is translated from the coding sequence GTGCCGGGAATTTTGAGTTTTTTTATCGTCCTCATATTGTGCAGAGTTATCTATCTCTTTTCATCACGTTTTATTTTGAAGTGGTATGGATGTCATGATTTTCCATCCGGAGAATTTGGGAATATCTCTGAAATGTTAGATGCTCTTTGTAGTATATTCTCTGTAAAAAAGCCAAAAATTCATTTATTTGAATCATCCGTTCCTGTAATTTTCACAGTTGGTTCAAAGAGAAAATCTCATATTATTGTTTCCCGTAAGTTGCTGGTTCTTCTGGAAACGGATGAATTGGAAATGGTCTTTGCAAGGGAACTATCCCGCATAAAAGAAGGAAAGGTGGATCAAAACACTTTTGTAGCACTTGTAGCAGGTATCATTGCTTCATTTTCAACCACTGCCTTATGGATGGCTATGCTGGCTGGCTTTGGCCAGGAGAACGATCCAGCTCCGAAATTCATACGATTTGTCGTTATGGGGGTCATTATGCTGCCATGTTCATTGATTGTTTACGCTGGAGCTTCTGATTCCACTTCAAAAGCTGATACTGATGCAGTTAGAATGATGGGTAAAAAAGTCGAATTATCATCTGCATTAAAAAGACTATATAATGACATACTGCTTAATTCCATGGAGTATTTTAACCCCGGGCATGTACATCTGTATGCTATGAACCCTGTCAAGGTCAATTCATTTTTTGATATTCATCTCTCTCTCTTTGATATGAAGCCTGATCTTTCTTCACGTTTGAAAGCCATTGATGCCATAGGGACTGGTGTAAGTCAGGAAAAGATTATTAGAAAAAGAACGGATGGAGTTGAGGTTTGA
- the artC gene encoding archaeosortase C, with protein MQDENKNLVIILLVLALFTGATIELSEGSTIMGVILFIIAAILISRMKLKGTEGLQSSRNFMLIGGFIVAADLIFNYVNSSELGTLDSMVFFLGISLIAMGTGKKDLKQLGEFGFYISSVFTGLYLIFYSFFGHFNIDFLHLFDHYFVLMPTVAFIKMFGIPIEIIATETVILYGAEPMTIVIGGPCSGLYSMFLLIGIVAGYSRIEKMDMKKTFGLLGFAVLIAYIANLIRVLILYITAYLYGMDVMMVVHTHIGWMIFAVTAGGIMYIINRK; from the coding sequence ATGCAAGATGAAAACAAAAACTTAGTAATTATCCTATTAGTACTTGCACTTTTCACGGGGGCAACAATAGAACTCAGTGAAGGTTCTACCATAATGGGTGTAATACTTTTTATTATAGCTGCAATCCTGATTTCCAGAATGAAATTAAAAGGAACAGAAGGATTACAGAGTTCAAGGAACTTCATGCTCATAGGTGGGTTCATTGTAGCTGCAGACCTTATATTTAACTATGTAAACAGCAGCGAACTGGGAACACTTGATTCAATGGTTTTTTTCCTTGGAATTTCATTGATAGCAATGGGTACAGGGAAAAAGGACCTTAAGCAACTTGGAGAATTTGGATTTTATATATCCTCTGTGTTTACCGGATTATACTTAATATTCTATTCATTCTTCGGACATTTCAACATTGATTTCCTGCACCTGTTTGACCATTATTTTGTCCTTATGCCAACTGTGGCATTCATAAAAATGTTTGGAATCCCCATAGAAATAATAGCCACAGAAACTGTCATCCTGTATGGTGCTGAACCCATGACTATAGTGATAGGTGGCCCTTGTTCCGGACTTTATTCAATGTTCCTGTTGATAGGCATTGTTGCCGGTTATTCAAGAATAGAAAAAATGGACATGAAAAAGACATTTGGCTTATTGGGTTTTGCAGTTCTTATCGCATATATTGCAAATCTTATCAGAGTACTTATTTTGTATATCACTGCATACCTCTATGGAATGGACGTTATGATGGTAGTCCACACACATATAGGCTGGATGATATTTGCAGTCACTGCAGGTGGTATCATGTACATTATAAACAGAAAATAA